The nucleotide window ACGGGAAAGTGTTGCCTGTGGAAGCGGtatcgaaatctttcagggcagggtgaaatatttcactttggaaatatttcacattttgaattttttttttttttttttttttttttttttttttttttttttttttttttttttttttttttttttttttttttttttttcttcaaaaaaaaaccatcttccATGTGCGCGGGCGTCAGGcagagtgcgtcgggctgccatcaaaccctcaagtaggtgcgcgtttgtgaaagcggccctgaaatctttcagggagggtgaaatatttcacttttgaaatatttcaaaatttgaaatttttcaacatttcaaaaatccgttctccatcggttttcttgacgaacctaaaaccgggggtcggtttctgacgcctcgttggcgagagtgcgggcgttaggcatagtgcgtcgggctgccaacaaaccctcaagtaggtgcgcgcaacgttgaaaccaacatgtcggggctgggcggtgatgcccatccccaagggagctcgggacgagtacttcgcccgagggctcgatcggtgtccctcaaccgggtcgacgcattaaaagtgtctgactcaacaccggtggagccaccacccaccgcaggcatcgtctacttgagtgatgatgaagaagaagaattgaactgcacgatcctcgcgggcccgtcgggattagcagttccaccaatggggaaggtgccattggtagtgctggacaagttgcccagccagagtcaacagcgcgaggagatgacggtaccggccacctcaacaccaaaggctggtaagtgttcttctgctgaaccatctctctcagagatgaacgagagcttgaagctcctggccatgcaggttgctcagctctcaaaggagcttagcctctgccgtaaggagctccaggaaagtttgatgaaaaatgcggcgcttgaacgggagctcgaaacgtacaggatgggcgcccgttcggtcatcgagctgcagcagcaagcagcagcagccccaatgatgacagcccagggagcccacagctctcgcaaccgtcgcggtcgccaaggaccacagcagcaggagcagcggcagcagcagcaacagcatcagcagcgggaacagcagcagcagcagcagcagcagcagcagcagcagcagcagcaacaacaacagcagcagcggaaccagcagcgtgaatggcagcagcagcagcagcagcagcagcatcaacagcgagaacagcagcagcagcaacgggtgcagcaacagaatcagcagcaccaacgtcagcagcagcagcagcagcagcagcggcaacagcaacagcagcaggagcagcaagaattatggacgacggtagtgcgccgccgtcaaaatacacagcagcagcagcagtctaaccaaccgcagcaacaacaacagcagactgggcggtatcagccgccgcaaatgaggcagcagctacagcagcaacagcagcaacgacagccacagcgatatgtggtcgcaggctcgtcgcaacagcagcagcagcagcatcaacagcagcagcagaagcgtaagcgtcctaagcccgaactgatagagatctctcctggtcagaacgagactttcgagagcgtctccttgaaaatccgtaaagccgttgacgataatggcacacataaggagttaaaggatttcatcatcatgggccggcgcacagataaggcgttgctacgactgacgcttgctagatccgcaaacgcgaccttaattctccagcagatccgaacgatcatcggcgaggctggaacttgtcgacacgtgacggaaatggcggccttggtagtaaacgacatcgaccccctagccaaggaggaagagcttacagctctccttgaaaacaagatcgagggtggggcaggcatcgtctcaacgagcattaggacaatgccggatggcacccagcgggcacgcgtccgtctgccagccaaggccgccaaagcgctggatggtacgaagcttcgcttgggcttctgcatttccagagtgaagatggctcctccaacacccaaagagcatcttcgctgctaccgatgccttgagcacggccacaacgcccgcgattgtcggtcacctgtagaccgacaaaatgtttgcatccgttgcggacaggaaggtcacaaggctggtacatgcatggaagaaatacgctgcggcaaatgcgatggcccccatgttatcggggaccggacatgcgatcggtcggccacccaatgacgcagctaaaagtcctccaagtgaacctgggtggaggcaggatcgcccaagatctggtcctgcaaaccgcccgacaaatggaagtggacgtgctggttctttcccacacgtatcgaccacccgagaacaacccaagatgggcagttgatgcctccaaaaaggtggcagtcgtggccacaggacgataccctctacaaggacaatggagcagtgatgttccaggccttatagctgccaaggtgggtggcatcaccttcctaagctgctacgcgccacccagcctgtcgcgggaaggatttgcggaattcgttgaagcaattgaattggaagcccaatcccaccctcaggtagtagttgccggagactttaacgcttggcatgaggagtggggaagccaacgcagcaatgagcgtggggaagtactgctcgaggcgtcccagcaattgggcctgctgctgatgaatcgagggaatgtggcaacctttgttggaaacggtgtggcgactgccagcgttgtcgacgtgaccttcgccagctcgtccatagctcagccgagcacttggttggtaagaaacacggacacgcgatctgaccataggtatatcacctattcggtaggcccagcgtcagcagaccagcagcgtaaccaaggacagtcacgtcaacggggccagcgagagcgttttcaacatgcaggcacgcgatttaagacgaaacagttctcgaaagagaatttcctggccacgctacatggcgagggattccgagagaaggcagtcaatcaccagggaatgatctcggcaatgatatcggcctgcgagaaaaccatgcaaaggatgacgtcgtctttccccgaccctcatcgggacgtttactggtggacgccactgattgctctgcttaggcaaaactgcgagcagacgagagatcgcatgcagcagacaagtgatctccagaaccgaagtctggctgcagcccaataccgaacagctaaagctgagctggatagagctatacgtgccagcaaaaaggccgccttccaggaattgatcgatgctgcggaggaaaacgttttcggagccgggtacttagtagtcctctcccgtcttcgcggtggaagggccccacccgagacggagagagcgaggcttgaaagcatcgttacagagcttttcccgcaacatccgcccttcaactggcccagcatcagttccgaggaagaacaggaacagcctgcagaccagcagactccatggacccaagtcacgatcccggaactccgtctgatagctagcaccatgccgaacaaaaaagcgccgggccttgacggaattccgaacgccgctgtcaaggctgcaatcctt belongs to Anopheles gambiae chromosome X unlocalized genomic scaffold, idAnoGambNW_F1_1 X_unloc_7, whole genome shotgun sequence and includes:
- the LOC133394888 gene encoding J domain-containing protein DDB_G0295729-like; its protein translation is MSGLGGDAHPQGSSGRVLRPRARSVSLNRVDALKVSDSTPVEPPPTAGIVYLSDDEEEELNCTILAGPSGLAVPPMGKVPLVVLDKLPSQSQQREEMTVPATSTPKAGKCSSAEPSLSEMNESLKLLAMQVAQLSKELSLCRKELQESLMKNAALERELETYRMGARSVIELQQQAAAAPMMTAQGAHSSRNRRGRQGPQQQEQRQQQQQHQQREQQQQQQQQQQQQQQQQQQQQRNQQREWQQQQQQQQHQQREQQQQQRVQQQNQQHQRQQQQQQQQRQQQQQQEQQELWTTVVRRRQNTQQQQQSNQPQQQQQQTGRYQPPQMRQQLQQQQQQRQPQRYVVAGSSQQQQQQHQQQQQKRKRPKPELIEISPGQNETFESVSLKIRKAVDDNGTHKELKDFIIMGRRTDKALLRLTLARSANATLILQQIRTIIGEAGTCRHVTEMAALVVNDIDPLAKEEELTALLENKIEGGAGIVSTSIRTMPDGTQRARVRLPAKAAKALDGTKLRLGFCISRVKMAPPTPKEHLRCYRCLEHGHNARDCRSPVDRQNVCIRCGQEGHKAGTCMEEIRCGKCDGPHVIGDRTCDRSATQ